The DNA region CCGTACAGGGGACCGAGATCACTTTGACCCAAGAAGACACCCAGCTTATACCGTTGCTTACGTGCTGTGACAGGTTGATCGTTGCCGACATGCTGGGCGTGTTCGTCTCCAGCAACGGGTTTGTCATGATCCTTGGCAGACGCGTTTCGGGCGTTATCGGCTGGGTTTGCCACTGTGTTGCCTAAGGGTATTGAGCGAGGAGCAACCTCAAAAAATACGGCTGCGGCCCTCCCCTCTTGGAGTGGGCCGAGGAGGGAGCTGAACTTCACCTCCTGAGGGCCGACATGGCCGCCGCTGGGCACAAGCCAGTTGACCTTTCCCCGGTAGGCTTGTACAGGCGAGCAGAAGCACCGTCCGCTCTGGCGTCTCCACCAAGGGGTCAACGGACCTCTTGAGGCTCACGGGACCCGCCGAACGTCGCCTTTGCGGCCAGGCGCTCGGCCTCACGCCCGCTCGGCTCGCATACTGCCGCAACGGGGGGCAACAGCGAAGCCGCCAGAGCCTCTGCTCCCCGTAGGCAACCAAAATTGGTGCGCTGCTGCCCCTGCGAGTGCATTCGTCCCCAACTACACGGCGATGCCCTGACATCGCAGCGCTCTGCGGGCGGCCCGCAGCCACTCCATCAGGTACGGTGCGGGAAGCTGACCCAGCACGCGTCCCCAGCGCCAGGTGGCTTCATCGACTTCCCGAACCAGCGCTGCGACCACAAAGGTGGCGCGCGAAAAGCCAAAGGCGCCGCCCGGGAGGCGATACGTGTCCTCCCGCCGGGGGCAACTGGCCCAGATCAGGGCATAGATCTTGCGGGTGTGGGCGTGGAACCCGGGGATGATGAACGTGTGCGTCCCCGCCAGCGCCGGGGTACCCACAACTGGATGCAAGGAGAGGTCTTCACGCGTCAGGTGTCGGTGTTCCCGCGCCGCACAGGTAGGGGAGAGCAGTTCTAGTTTATGCATTGACAGGAATATTCCCATTTGGGTATAATTGTCTCAATCAAAAGGAGGCCTTCCTGAACGCCGCCACATTCAGTGCGCTTGCCGAACCCCACCGCCTGCACATCGTCGAACTTCTGATCCAGCAGCCCCTCACCGTCGGTGAGATCGCCTCCCGCCTCGACCTGCGTCAGCCCCAGGCCTCCAAGCACCTCAAGGTCCTCAGCGACGCCGGCATCATCGAGGTCCAGGCCCAGGCCAACCGCCGCATCTGCAGCCTGCGCCCCGAACCCTTTCAGGACCTCGACGCCTGGTTGAGCGCCTACCGCACCCTCTGGGAAGGCCGCTTTGATCGCCTCGAGAGCTACCTCAGAGAACTTCAGACCATCGGTCCCACCACCCCCACAGGAGGCCCCACATGACCGCAACCCACACGCCCGCCATCACCTCGAACATCGAAGCCGGCCGCACCCTGGTGCTGGAGCGCACCTTCAAGGCTCCACGCGCCCTGATCTACGCCGCGTTCTCTCAGGCCGAGCACCTGCGTCACTGGTGGGCGCCCCAGGGCTGGGAAATCCCCCACTGCACCGTCGACTTCCGCCCAGAGGGCAAGTGGCACTACTGCATGAAGTGTGTCGATCCCGCCCAGGGCGACTTCTACGGCATGGACTCCTGGGGACTGGGCATCTACCGCGACATCCAGGCGCCCGAGCGCATCGTCTACACCGACTACTTCTCCGATGCGGACGCGGGCATCAACCCCGATCTGCCCTCCACCCTCTCGACCCTGACCTTCGAAGAGGTGCCCGGCGGAACCCGCGTGATCAACCGCGCCGAGTACAACTCCGAAGGAGCGCTGCAAACTGTACTCGACATGGGCATGCTGCAGGGCATCAGCCAGACCTGGGACCGCCTCGCCGAATACCTGTCCACACAGGGTTAAAGCGTTCCTCCCTACGCTCAGACGCCAGAAGCGCTGCGTAGCCGGCGCTTCTGGCGTCTTCCTTGCATTCTGCCTCGCTGGCCTGGCTACAGCACGTGCTCAGAAGGCCACAGCGGACATGACTCCAGACTGGCGCTTTCAGAATTCATTGAACAACCGTTCAAAGAATGGTAGCGTGAAGGCATGATCCTCCCGGACATGAGGTCCTCCATTGGCATAACAGCGCTGGGAAGGTACGTCCCAGAACGGGTGGTGTCCAACGCCGAATACGAGGCGCAGCTGGCCACCACCGCCGAGTGGATTGAGAGCCGCACCGGTATCCGCGAACGCCGCTTTGCCCGGGGAGACGAATACAGCTCAGACCTGGGCGTGGCCGCTGTGCGCGACCTGCTCTCGCGTGACCCACACGGATTGCAGGACGTGAGCGCCGTGGTCTGCGCCACGCTGAGCCCGGACGCGCTGATGCCGTCCACGGCCGCGCTGATCGCGATGCAAGTCGGGCTGGGCGGTGCGGCGGCCTTCGACCTGTCTGCCGCGTGCAGCGGCTTTGTGTATGCGCTCAGCATGGCGCAGGGCCTGATCCTGGGAGGTACAGCCCGGCGGGTCCTGGTGGTCGGGGCCGAGGTGATGTCCAAGGTGGTGGATCAGAACGACCGCAACACCGCCGTCTTGTTCGGCGACGGTGCGGGCGCGGTGGTGCTGGGCCCCGTCCCGGCGGGCTACGGCCTCCAGGCATTCGCCCTGGGCTCTGACGGGACGGGCGCGTCCAGCCTGTACCTGCGCTGCGCGGCGCCAGAACTCCCCGGCGGCTTTCCCATGGGCCGCTTCCTGGGCATGAATGGCCGCGAGGTCTTCAAGTTCGCGGTTCGGGCCGTGGTGGAGAGCGGCACAGAGGTGCTGAAAAAAAGCGGCCTGGCCACCAGCAGCGTGGACTGGGTCATTCTCCACCAGGCCAATGTCCGCATTATCGAAGCGGCGTGCGAACGCTTTGGGATGCCGCTCAGCAAGGCGGTGGTGAACCTCGACCGCTACGGCAACACATCGAGCGCCACGGTGCCTCTGGCACTGGGAGAGGCCATTGACGACGGGCGCTTGAGAGATGGCCAGCAGCTTCTCCTCGTGGCATTCGGGGGAGGGCTGAGCTGGGCCGCGTGCACCCTCAAGTGGTGGGGAGGCGCGCCGAGTCTGACTTCGCAGGCACAAGAAGGCGTGCGCTGATCCAAACGTGGAAAAAGTGGCTCAAGCATCAAAAAGCGGAAGCAGAGGCAAAGCGCGAAGTAATACTGAGCTCAGTACCTGACATGTTAGGTTTTTTGCCGTTCAGGAGCGGGAAAAGGGGACTTAAGCAGGTCAAGGTACGTGTAGAACGTGGTTTTTCCCCACCGAAGGGCAGGGCACAGGAGTTCCCGCCCGTAGCTCGCCCGGCTGATCGCCGGGCGAGCATGCTTCTTGGTAGATATAGGCTGCTGCCCCGCCCGCCATGCCCCAACGCGGACCATCCAGGCCAGTGCCAAGCTGAGCAGCCCAAAGAGGCGGGAGAGGCGATCTGGCTGGGTCATGTGGGTCTGCTCGAGGTTCAAACCCCGAGTTTTCATGGCTGAGAACGCACATTCGATGCCCCACCTCAAACGATAGGTCGTCAGTGTGTTCCAGAGGGACAAATCCGAGGCGACGAGGAGGCGCTCTCCCTGTGGGGAGAACGTCGCCACTACGCGCATCCAACTGCCGTACACCCAGACCCGTTCGAGCAGTTCACGAACCTCTCCCGGCTTGAGATTCTGGAAGTAGTGGCGTGCAGGATCTTCGTCCAATACAGTGTTTTCCCGGATACGGATACATCGCTTGATCTGCCTCGCTCGCAAAAAACTGAACCACTCCTGCCCGACGAACTCCCGGTCGGCGATCAGGACCGCCCAACGTCGAGCGGGAAGACGCTTCAGAAGCAGACCGACCAGGAGCATCCGGACCCGCATGTCACTGTTACCGCCGTGCGGCAACACCTTCCACATGAGGGGGAGGACCACATCCCCGAGGGCAACGCCTAGCACCAGGAGATTGAGGTCGCGCTGACCCAACTTCCAGTTCGTGCGGTCCAGAACGAAGGTGAGCTTGCCCGTCGGGAGCAGTGGAAGCAGGACGTCCGTGACGTCCTGCGGCGTGAGGTCCGTTTCGTGGAACGTCCGAGCGACTAGGCGGAGAATGGAGCTCGGCGTCGCGTCACGGTGGATATGAACGGCGATCTTACGGTGCAGCGTGGACTCGGCCTGAAGGATGCCGAACAGGACCTCCGTCAGGCGACGGAGGGTGTCGGAACGGTGATGCGGGAGGCGTTCTTTGAGGTACGCGGCGAACGTGTCAACATGCGAAAGGGCGGCACTGGGACGGATCACACCTCCATTTGCCGCCCTTTTTCTGGCTTTTCTACGTCCTAGACGACATTTACATCAACCTGTCAGGTACTGAGAATACTGAGTTAAGATGAGTTCCGAATATGAGAGCTGCAGCCTTGATTCCGCACCATACATCTGAAGAGCTTGAAGTGGCGTATCGCCAAGCCGAACGTCCTATTGAACGCTCCCGCTGGCAAATTATCTGGCTCAAAAGCAAAGGAAAGTCAATTCCAGAGATCATTGACGCGACCGGATTTTCGCGTACAACGATCAGTACGTTGATTGCGACCTACAATGCCAACGGCGAACAGGCTCTTCTGGATAAGCGTCAGTTTAACAAGTCTGATCCTGCTCTCAATCCAGACCAGCAAGAGGCATTATTTCAGGCTCTTCAGGGACCACCCCTCTCGGGTGGTTTCTGGACCAGCAAGAAAGTCAAGATGCACATCCAGGAGCATTTTGGGATTGAAGTGACTGAGGTGTGTGCCTGGGGCTACTTGAAAAGACTTGGCTTTCCTGTTCAGGTTCCTCGACCGACGCATACGGAGGCGGCTTCTCCCAAAGAACAGGAGGCGTTCATAAAAAAAGTCGAGGCGGCGCTGAGCGTTGCTCGAGCCGCTTACCCCGAGAAGCAAGTCCTCCTTTGGGTACAGGACGAAGGACGTTTTGGCCTTAAGCCAGTGTTGAAACGCCTCTGGGCGCTTCGGGGCAGCGGCCTGTGATTGCTCAACGCTGGCGTTATCAATGGCTCTACACCTACATTTTCGTTGAACCTCAGACGGGCCAAAGTGAATTCCTGATCTTTCCCACCGTCAACATCCCATCAATGGAAATCGCTCTGAGAGAATGCAGTCGGGCTGTCTACCCTGAGGGTCGACAGCTTATTGTGCTTCTACTCGACCAAGCGGGGTGGCACATGAGTAAGAAACTCAGTGTTCTTCCCAATATTTTTCTACCCCCATTTCCAGCCTATACACCTGAGCTTTCCCCGGCAGAACCCATGGTCATGAAACTGAAAGTACCATTGGCTAATAAAACAATAGGAGATCTTCAAGAAGTCGAAGATCTAATCGTACGAGAATGTGAAATACTTAGAAGTTGCCCTCAGGAAGTAAAGTCGCTGACTCTCTTTCCATGGATCAAGCACGTTCTAGACTCATCTTAATCCCGTATAAGGCGTAGAAGCCTGAAGCACCATCCGATGATGCCCAACCTCGTTGATGTTATGCACAGGGGTTGAAATCTGCCGTTGTGACCCCATCTACTTGCCTTTGCCGGGTACGCTACCGGTGTGAGACCACGCCCAGGAAAGATCGAATTCAATCAGCGGAACCTTCGTGAAGTGCCTGGCCGAACCTTTCAACCTGCAAATCCTCTGCCGGAACAGCGAAGGCCAACCTCACCAGAGCATCGGGGAAATTGATCGCTCACATCGGCAGATCGAGCAGCACTCGGTCCCCTCTTGGACAGTGACTGGGAAATATACGCTGTGCTGCGTCACAAATGTGATACAGGGCTCCTCGGAATTCTTCTTCCTCTGAATACAGTCCAGCCAGAGAGATCTGAAGAGCGGCGCCCAATCGCTGCTGGATCTGCGAAAGGGACTCCGTACATTGACGCTATCAACTGGAGAGCCAAAGATTTTGCAATGCACAGTCAGAAATACGAGGTCCAGGGAAGGGGTTTCGTGACGTCACACGCCGCGCGGATGCTGGAGCGGACGCTTAACTCCCCAGTAGACGGACCAGACCCACATGAATATCAGTAGGGTGACCCAGAGTAGCCTCAGGAATGACCGCAAGATGTGTCACCCAATGGACCGTCACCCTGCACTTCTGTTGCCGTGATCCTGCTGTACACCGTGCCCATCAATCCTTCAAGGAACCCCGGGCCCCCTTCTAGAGCACTTTTCATAAAGATGCCGAAGGGTAGGCATGCTGGAACCAGGCAGTAATGTCCTGCGCGCGAACCGCCTGCAAAGCAGTTCCAAGAGTAGAGATGAGACAGTCTATGGTTCGACAAGCCTTTGCTCTTACGACGGCTTTGATCTTGGAGAACATGAGTTCAATGGGATCCAAGTCGGGACTATAGGACGGAAGGAACAAGAGCTAACACCCCTGTGCCTCAATGAGCGCCCGAACGGACGCTCGATGGTGAGAAGACAGATTGTCCATGACAACGACCTGTCCTGGTTGTAGGGCAGGACAGATGAGGTGGCGGACGTACCATTCAAACGTTGAACCGTTGACAGCCCCGTTTAAGACGAACGGGACCATGGGTCCCGCAAGTTGTCGGGCGCAAATCAACGTCTGATTGCGTCCGTGATTTCTGGGAACACGGCCCTGAGCCCGTTCAGAACGGTGCGCACGTGCGTACCCACGTGTCATGGCAGTGTGAAAGCCACTCTCGTCCAGGAAGACCAGTTGTTCCGGATGCGTGAGATAGGGAGCCAGATCATTTAGAAACTGCTGTCTGTGCTCTTCACTTCGTTCGCTCGCGACCAGCGTTTTTTTTATGGGTGATGTGGTGCTTGCGAAACACCCGGTCCACCGTTTTAAAACTGATCTTCAGGCCTGTCGCTTCTTCGAGCATGCTCGCATGCTCGACCAAGGTCGCGTCCCGATGCGTTTCGAGTTGCTTCAACAGTTGCTGTTCGTGGAGGAGGGTGACACGTGGAGGACGTCCAGAAGACCGACCCACTTCGTGGAGTGTTCCCAAGCGCTGCTTTTCCAGATATGTATCAACGGTTTCGACGCGCATTCGGTACAACCGGGCGACTTCTTGCCGGCTCTGTCCTCCTTCGACTGCCGCCACCACCCGCTCGCGCAAATCCAGACTGTATCCTCGCCCACCCACTGGCTTCATGCTCTTATTATGACAAATGCTCTAAAGGCCTTTCCTGCTTCCACAACTGCTGCTGGACCGGGCAGCGGTTGTCTCGTTCCTGCGCACCTCCAACGCCGGGAGGACAGCGTTACTCTGAAAAGAGCGGCCTGGCGGATCAGCTAATCATGGGAAGGGTTGTAGAGGGAAGTGAAAAGGAGAAGGCGACCCGGAGGCCGCCTTGATTTCCTTAAAATATGGTGGTATTCACGTGTTGTCAAATCATGCATTTGAATCTGGGGCAGGTAATTTTCGCCCGTCCAGCAGGCGTTTGCCTTGACCAGCGTTCCAGGAGCCGGCTTTGCAGGTTTTGAAGCCATGACTCCGACCCAGGCGGCAAGAGTACGGAGACGGAGGTCCTGCTCCCGGAGCGCCCCTGCATAAGCGGTGACGGTTCGCGTGTTCGGGACGGCCCTGGCCTTCGGGGCGGCCGCTCCGGCCAGCCGCCTTCCGGGATCAAGTTTTCCGAGCTTGAGCCCCTGCGCTTTCCGAGCAGCCTATGTCCTCGCCGAGATCAGCGGAGCTTCCCTCTCCGTTACAGCTGCCATGATGTGGATGGTGAGGTTGTCAGCTTCCAGCATTTCCACGGAGATAAAGCGGACTCCGGACGTCAGGAGGGTGGTGACGACAGCGACGTTGCGGGCAAGGCGGTCGAGTTTGGCAATGAGGAGCACTCCGCTAATTCGCCGGGTTTGCTCAAGGGCCGTCTCCTACTGGGGACGCCTCCACCGCACAATCCTGAAAAGCTTATACCAGCACGTCTTTCAGACGCACTTTAGCTGTACTGCGGGGAATATTCACGGGCCACGCCAAAGCTGTCCTGGACGTGACCCAGTCCTTTAGGCCTGAGCGCTCAGGGGCAAACGGTGCCGTGTTGAACCCCTGGCTCTGGGCTTCACGAGTGGGGCCGTACCCCCATTCCTCCGCCAGATTGAAGGGCGGTCGCTCCTTCCCTGGCCCACAGCACGAAGTGGTTTCAACAGTGCATGGGCCCATAAATGCCTTGCTAAACAGCAAATGCATACTCGTCTGAATATCCTCGCTAGTGGTCTGATAGAGAAGTAAGTTGGGAGATAAGTTTCCCTCCGCACCGTAGAGAGTGCAGTCACAACGCGAAGCCAAAAGGACCCCTTCCATTCAACTCCCGAAGTACCTCTCCATCAGACCATTAGGAGGTTGGTGGGAAGTCTGGCCATCTTGTGGCGGTCGGGCTTCCAATTCCTGAAGGCGTTTCAGCACTTCAGCGAGTTGGGCTTGAAGTTGCCTCCAGTTGGGGCCGCTGTCGTTTGAAAGGCTCTCATTCTGGCCCGTCCTACCCTGTAGGTCCCCTCCTGAGCAGTCGCAAAATAAGTTCTGGGCGGGGCGTTGGTACACCCCTGGTGTTCCGGCCTGAGTACGATACTGACGCGGTCCGTATTCTCTCGCCGCTCTGCCAGGCTTGTGGTCCCAACAGCTGTAGGATCTCCTGGCAGGCGTGACCCCTCTGCATGACCTCTGACGCATCACCGTGCGGCGTCGCCCGCATACCTTAAACCCCCGAGCGCGCAGCAGCATCGCGGCGCGTTTGAAAGGAAAGGTGATTATGTCCCGCCTCCCACGCGCACGTCGCGTCCTCATCTCCCTACTGATCCTCGGCGGAGCCTCACTTGCAACTGTCTTGCTCGGCGGCGCCGCCACCTCCACCCACATGGCGGCCATTCCTCAAGGACTGGACTATGGCATGACCCG from Deinococcus hopiensis KR-140 includes:
- a CDS encoding ArsR/SmtB family transcription factor translates to MTGIFPFGYNCLNQKEAFLNAATFSALAEPHRLHIVELLIQQPLTVGEIASRLDLRQPQASKHLKVLSDAGIIEVQAQANRRICSLRPEPFQDLDAWLSAYRTLWEGRFDRLESYLRELQTIGPTTPTGGPT
- a CDS encoding SRPBCC family protein, translated to MTATHTPAITSNIEAGRTLVLERTFKAPRALIYAAFSQAEHLRHWWAPQGWEIPHCTVDFRPEGKWHYCMKCVDPAQGDFYGMDSWGLGIYRDIQAPERIVYTDYFSDADAGINPDLPSTLSTLTFEEVPGGTRVINRAEYNSEGALQTVLDMGMLQGISQTWDRLAEYLSTQG
- a CDS encoding beta-ketoacyl-ACP synthase III, producing MRSSIGITALGRYVPERVVSNAEYEAQLATTAEWIESRTGIRERRFARGDEYSSDLGVAAVRDLLSRDPHGLQDVSAVVCATLSPDALMPSTAALIAMQVGLGGAAAFDLSAACSGFVYALSMAQGLILGGTARRVLVVGAEVMSKVVDQNDRNTAVLFGDGAGAVVLGPVPAGYGLQAFALGSDGTGASSLYLRCAAPELPGGFPMGRFLGMNGREVFKFAVRAVVESGTEVLKKSGLATSSVDWVILHQANVRIIEAACERFGMPLSKAVVNLDRYGNTSSATVPLALGEAIDDGRLRDGQQLLLVAFGGGLSWAACTLKWWGGAPSLTSQAQEGVR
- a CDS encoding IS4 family transposase produces the protein MIRPSAALSHVDTFAAYLKERLPHHRSDTLRRLTEVLFGILQAESTLHRKIAVHIHRDATPSSILRLVARTFHETDLTPQDVTDVLLPLLPTGKLTFVLDRTNWKLGQRDLNLLVLGVALGDVVLPLMWKVLPHGGNSDMRVRMLLVGLLLKRLPARRWAVLIADREFVGQEWFSFLRARQIKRCIRIRENTVLDEDPARHYFQNLKPGEVRELLERVWVYGSWMRVVATFSPQGERLLVASDLSLWNTLTTYRLRWGIECAFSAMKTRGLNLEQTHMTQPDRLSRLFGLLSLALAWMVRVGAWRAGQQPISTKKHARPAISRASYGRELLCPALRWGKTTFYTYLDLLKSPFPAPERQKT
- a CDS encoding IS630 family transposase, which codes for MRAAALIPHHTSEELEVAYRQAERPIERSRWQIIWLKSKGKSIPEIIDATGFSRTTISTLIATYNANGEQALLDKRQFNKSDPALNPDQQEALFQALQGPPLSGGFWTSKKVKMHIQEHFGIEVTEVCAWGYLKRLGFPVQVPRPTHTEAASPKEQEAFIKKVEAALSVARAAYPEKQVLLWVQDEGRFGLKPVLKRLWALRGSGL
- a CDS encoding recombinase family protein, with product MLLIAKLDRLARNVAVVTTLLTSGVRFISVEMLEADNLTIHIMAAVTEREAPLISART